The proteins below are encoded in one region of Paenibacillus albus:
- a CDS encoding ABC transporter ATP-binding protein: MRTSAAVTDDIVLFVQDVKKRISGKMIIKNVSFDVRQGEIFGFLGPNGSGKTTTIRMLVDLIKPTSGVIRICGHDVQRDPEQALRNIGCIVENPEVYSYMTGWENLEHFARMQKGIDVKRIAEVVEIVSMQQRIHDKVKTYSLGMRQRLGIAQALLGRPKLLILDEPTNGLDPKGIKELREFVRMLADQGMSLFISSHLLSEIQLMCDRVAIISHGEVLAVGTVDELVSQAGNYVLWQFDQPEAGRALLNGEPGMKIIGHDEHHIDESIIASMTDPIITTMNIDRIAAIVEKAVHAGIGVLSVQKVAPTLEELFLQMTEGESIG; this comes from the coding sequence ATGCGCACAAGTGCAGCAGTAACGGATGATATCGTGCTTTTCGTGCAGGATGTAAAGAAGCGGATTAGCGGCAAAATGATTATTAAAAATGTCTCCTTCGACGTCAGACAGGGTGAAATCTTCGGTTTTCTCGGTCCGAATGGTTCTGGCAAGACGACGACGATCCGTATGCTTGTCGACCTTATTAAGCCGACCTCCGGCGTCATTCGCATATGCGGCCATGACGTGCAGCGGGACCCTGAGCAAGCGCTTCGAAATATTGGATGTATCGTTGAGAATCCCGAGGTTTACAGCTACATGACGGGATGGGAGAATCTTGAGCATTTTGCCCGGATGCAAAAAGGGATTGATGTGAAAAGAATTGCCGAGGTTGTCGAGATCGTCAGCATGCAGCAGCGCATTCACGATAAAGTGAAGACATACTCGTTAGGCATGAGGCAGCGACTCGGCATTGCTCAAGCACTTCTAGGGCGTCCGAAGCTGCTCATCCTCGATGAACCGACGAACGGACTTGACCCGAAGGGGATCAAGGAGCTCCGCGAGTTCGTGCGCATGCTGGCTGATCAAGGGATGAGCTTGTTCATCTCCAGTCACCTGCTGAGCGAAATCCAGCTCATGTGCGACCGGGTTGCGATCATCAGCCATGGCGAGGTGCTGGCAGTCGGCACAGTGGATGAACTGGTGAGTCAGGCGGGCAATTATGTGCTGTGGCAGTTCGATCAACCGGAAGCGGGCAGAGCGCTGCTGAACGGTGAGCCAGGCATGAAGATAATCGGTCATGACGAGCACCACATTGATGAGAGCATCATTGCAAGCATGACGGATCCTATTATTACGACGATGAATATTGACCGGATCGCCGCGATCGTTGAGAAGGCAGTCCACGCAGGCATCGGCGTCTTGTCGGTGCAGAAAGTTGCACCAACGCTCGAAGAATTATTTTTGCAAATGACGGAGGGTGAAAGCATTGGATAG
- a CDS encoding GDSL-type esterase/lipase family protein, producing MTRTSSNLLWRTIGISALVSTAVLLAGFGYAVKDMIAPEASTYEGKPAAETAPSTKSPLSQSKQITIAAIGDSLTKGTGDATGQGYVKQVVELLKAKYPAIPVKLGNNLALNGLRADQLAHLLSTDKGYRYSLQQANLIVFTIGGNDLFQIASGQDTNQATGDISLDQVKAELPKGMERFTKVVRLLHDINPNAQVVYAGLYNPFFDLKDLRDGSLQVQKWNEEAYTIMHQYPNMTMVPTFDLFERTIGTYLSNDHFHPNHDGYGQIAERIVQSLE from the coding sequence ATGACAAGGACATCATCAAACTTGCTTTGGAGGACGATCGGCATAAGCGCATTGGTATCGACCGCAGTACTGCTTGCTGGCTTCGGCTATGCTGTCAAAGATATGATTGCGCCTGAGGCATCCACATACGAAGGCAAACCTGCTGCCGAGACTGCTCCTAGTACGAAGTCCCCATTAAGCCAGAGCAAACAGATCACGATTGCTGCAATTGGCGACTCCTTGACGAAGGGGACCGGCGATGCTACAGGGCAGGGTTATGTGAAGCAGGTAGTCGAGCTGTTAAAGGCCAAATATCCCGCGATTCCGGTGAAGCTCGGCAACAATTTAGCGCTGAATGGACTGCGAGCAGATCAGCTTGCACATCTGTTAAGTACGGACAAAGGCTATCGCTATTCGCTGCAGCAAGCAAATTTAATCGTCTTCACCATTGGCGGCAATGATTTGTTCCAAATTGCGTCCGGTCAAGATACGAATCAAGCGACAGGCGATATTAGCCTCGATCAGGTGAAAGCAGAGCTGCCAAAAGGAATGGAACGATTCACGAAGGTAGTGCGGCTGCTGCATGACATTAATCCGAACGCACAAGTCGTGTATGCCGGTCTTTATAATCCGTTCTTCGATCTTAAAGATTTACGTGATGGCAGCCTGCAAGTGCAGAAGTGGAACGAGGAAGCGTACACCATTATGCATCAATATCCGAATATGACGATGGTTCCGACGTTTGATCTGTTCGAGCGGACGATTGGCACTTATTTATCGAATGATCATTTTCACCCCAACCATGACGGTTATGGGCAAATCGCGGAGCGAATCGTACAATCTCTCGAGTAG
- the purT gene encoding formate-dependent phosphoribosylglycinamide formyltransferase, producing MYGSPLSSNARKIMLLGSGELGKEVIIEAQRFGIETIAVDRYDNAPAMQVAHRSYVIDMLDPAALRELIEKEKPDYIVPEIEAIATSALVELEQEGFRVIPTARAALLTMDREGIRRLAAETLQLPTAPYRFADTLEELKAAVAELGTPCVIKPIMSSSGKGQSVCKTEADADSCWQYAMDGGRAKKARVIVEGFVHFESEITLLTVRSSSGTTFCAPIGHVQKDGDYIESWQPHEMTQQQIEEAQEIARAVTEELGGYGIYGVELFLTKEGVLFSEVSPRPHDTGMVTMVTQDLSEFALHARAILGFPVPTIRLLTPGATYTLKADRDSEKFLIGGVKEALALPNTQVRVFGKPVTKPGRRMAVAMSSADSVDEARQVAKQAAELLHISYE from the coding sequence ATGTATGGATCACCGCTCTCTTCTAACGCTCGCAAAATTATGCTGCTCGGCTCCGGTGAGCTTGGCAAAGAAGTCATCATTGAAGCACAGCGCTTCGGCATAGAGACGATCGCTGTCGATCGTTACGACAATGCGCCGGCCATGCAGGTTGCGCACCGTTCGTACGTCATTGACATGCTTGATCCAGCTGCGCTTCGCGAGCTTATTGAGAAGGAGAAGCCTGACTACATCGTTCCTGAGATCGAAGCGATCGCAACAAGCGCGCTTGTCGAGCTGGAACAAGAAGGCTTCCGCGTCATTCCTACAGCGCGTGCTGCGCTGCTTACCATGGACCGTGAAGGCATTCGCCGTCTTGCTGCCGAGACGCTGCAGCTGCCAACCGCGCCGTACCGTTTCGCAGATACGCTTGAAGAGCTCAAAGCAGCAGTTGCGGAGCTTGGCACGCCTTGCGTCATTAAGCCGATTATGAGCTCGTCCGGCAAAGGGCAGAGCGTCTGCAAGACGGAGGCCGATGCAGATAGCTGCTGGCAATATGCGATGGATGGCGGACGTGCTAAGAAAGCGCGCGTTATCGTCGAGGGCTTCGTTCATTTTGAATCGGAAATTACGCTGCTGACGGTTCGTTCATCGTCGGGTACGACGTTCTGTGCACCGATCGGGCATGTGCAGAAGGACGGCGATTACATCGAATCGTGGCAGCCGCATGAGATGACGCAGCAGCAGATCGAGGAAGCGCAGGAGATTGCACGCGCCGTTACAGAGGAGCTTGGCGGCTATGGCATCTATGGCGTGGAATTGTTCCTGACCAAGGAAGGCGTGCTGTTCAGCGAGGTATCGCCGCGTCCGCATGATACAGGCATGGTCACAATGGTGACGCAGGATCTGTCCGAATTTGCGCTGCACGCACGCGCGATTCTCGGCTTCCCTGTGCCGACCATTCGCTTGCTGACGCCTGGCGCGACGTATACGCTCAAGGCAGACCGTGATTCGGAGAAATTCCTTATCGGTGGGGTGAAAGAAGCGCTTGCGCTGCCCAATACGCAAGTACGCGTCTTCGGCAAGCCGGTGACGAAGCCAGGCCGCCGAATGGCAGTAGCAATGAGCTCTGCGGATTCCGTAGACGAGGCGCGTCAGGTTGCGAAGCAAGCGGCTGAGCTGCTTCATATTTCATACGAGTAG
- a CDS encoding ABC transporter ATP-binding protein: protein MSEQQQKGQPRASHERFIYKDDEAIEKPFNWAQVARLFTYMKPYRKQLLPVIIITMVLGTLTRLAIPAIIIMAIDQAIQPKDGGAASLSKLYLYAGLMLALYIIQWAANTYRIKYTNIIGQQVIYDLRADLFKHIQKLSFRFFDKRPAGSVLVRVTNDVNALQDLFTNGVVNLLMDCIQLVGIVIILLLWNWKLGLAIMITVPLMFFVSTKLRKRIRFAWQDVRMKQSRINAHLNESIQGMRVTQAYTQEKANFSFFTGVNGTNIKAWNKASAMNQMFGPIIEVTSAVGTLILFWYGAHLIQADEITVGVLVGFANYVGNFWDPINRLGQMYAQLLVAMASSERIFEFIDEQPTVGELEDAAELPRIRGDVSFDSIIFEYEKGRPALRGISLDVQAGQTIALVGHTGSGKSTIMNLLCRFYDPVQGAVRIDGIDIRNVSIESLRSQVGVVLQDTFIFSGTIRENIRFGRLSATDDEIVKAATAVDAHDFIMSLPDGYDTEVQERGNSLSMGQRQLLSFARALLADPRVLILDEATASIDTETELKIQEALKKLLKGRTSFIVAHRLSTIRNADRIVVLDHGQIVEQGSHDELIREQGTYNGLIEAQYRFLSA from the coding sequence GTGAGTGAGCAGCAGCAAAAAGGGCAGCCGCGCGCGAGCCATGAACGGTTCATCTACAAGGATGACGAAGCGATCGAGAAACCGTTTAACTGGGCGCAAGTAGCAAGGCTGTTCACCTATATGAAGCCTTACCGCAAGCAACTGCTGCCGGTCATCATCATTACGATGGTGCTCGGCACGCTAACGCGGCTCGCGATACCAGCCATTATTATTATGGCGATTGACCAAGCGATACAGCCGAAGGACGGAGGAGCTGCGAGTCTCTCGAAGCTTTATCTGTATGCTGGATTGATGCTTGCTCTCTATATTATTCAATGGGCAGCTAACACGTACCGGATTAAGTACACGAATATCATCGGGCAGCAGGTCATCTATGATCTGCGGGCAGATTTGTTCAAGCATATTCAGAAGCTTTCGTTCCGTTTCTTCGATAAACGTCCGGCAGGCTCCGTACTCGTACGTGTAACGAACGATGTAAACGCGCTGCAGGATCTGTTTACGAACGGTGTCGTCAACTTGCTGATGGATTGCATTCAGCTTGTCGGTATCGTGATCATCCTGCTTCTGTGGAACTGGAAGCTTGGCCTTGCGATTATGATTACCGTTCCGCTCATGTTCTTTGTCTCGACTAAGCTGCGCAAGCGGATTCGTTTTGCTTGGCAGGATGTTCGGATGAAACAGTCGCGTATTAACGCGCACTTGAACGAGAGCATTCAAGGGATGCGCGTGACCCAAGCCTATACGCAGGAGAAAGCGAACTTCAGCTTCTTCACAGGCGTTAATGGCACGAATATTAAAGCGTGGAACAAAGCTTCGGCGATGAACCAAATGTTCGGTCCCATTATTGAAGTTACGTCAGCAGTCGGCACGCTCATCCTGTTCTGGTACGGTGCGCATCTCATTCAAGCCGATGAAATTACAGTCGGTGTGCTCGTCGGCTTCGCGAACTACGTGGGCAACTTCTGGGACCCGATCAACCGTTTGGGCCAAATGTACGCTCAACTGCTTGTTGCTATGGCCTCTTCCGAGCGGATCTTCGAATTTATTGATGAGCAGCCAACGGTTGGCGAGCTTGAAGATGCGGCAGAGCTTCCGCGCATTCGCGGGGATGTTTCCTTCGATTCGATTATTTTCGAATATGAGAAGGGGAGACCGGCGCTTCGCGGCATCAGCCTTGATGTGCAGGCAGGCCAGACCATCGCGCTCGTCGGTCACACCGGCTCTGGCAAGAGTACGATCATGAACCTGCTCTGCCGGTTCTACGACCCCGTTCAAGGGGCTGTGCGCATCGACGGCATCGACATTCGTAATGTAAGCATTGAGAGCTTGCGTTCGCAGGTCGGCGTCGTGCTGCAGGATACGTTTATTTTCTCAGGAACGATTCGGGAAAATATTCGGTTCGGTCGGCTTAGCGCTACAGATGATGAAATTGTGAAAGCAGCAACGGCTGTCGATGCTCATGATTTCATTATGAGCTTGCCTGACGGCTACGACACCGAAGTGCAGGAGCGAGGCAACAGTCTCTCGATGGGACAGCGCCAGCTGTTGTCCTTCGCAAGAGCATTGCTTGCAGATCCTCGGGTTCTCATTCTCGATGAAGCGACAGCGAGCATTGATACCGAAACGGAGCTGAAGATTCAGGAGGCGCTGAAGAAGCTGCTGAAGGGCCGTACGTCCTTCATCGTAGCACATCGTCTATCCACGATCCGTAATGCAGATCGCATCGTCGTGCTCGATCACGGTCAAATTGTCGAGCAAGGCAGCCATGACGAGCTCATTCGCGAGCAGGGCACCTATAATGGTCTTATTGAAGCTCAGTACCGCTTTTTATCGGCATAA
- a CDS encoding ABC transporter ATP-binding protein, with amino-acid sequence MDVFRQLKEFYWVERRNLFASIFCLICATALGLVYPNLLRILIDDVIKPRDFKLVPALSLTVVGVVALKGSLQFLSGLFGGRLGNRVAFRLRNACYTKLQSLSFQYYDTAKTGDLMSRLTADLEAVRNFIGFGFAQIFNMVLMVVFGASMMFSIHWQLTLITLVTMPALVLIALKFEKLIHPAFREMRQAMSHLTTAVQENITGVRTVKSFARESFEMDKFSARSDSYKQNQIAASGLWGKYFPVMELLSSLCAVILLVAGGTLVIRGSITLGQMVAFFSMLWYIIGPMWSMGFLINNFTQAKASGERLVELLNEYVHVKDVENAIVLDEKNVNGHIEFHNVTFNFADKAPAITNVNLDAKPGMVIGLLGATGSGKSTIIQLLMRAYNVKTGSITLDGTDIRDVSIESLRSQIATVFQETFLFSCSIRDNIGYAMKNVSMDEIIKAAKLSKAHDFIMELPEGYDTIVGERGMGLSGGQKQRIAIARALIKNPRILILDDATSAVDMETEHEIQAGFSELMAGRTTFIIAHRISSLRHADEIIVLDKGNVVQRGQHEQLIAKEGPYLDTYNIQYADRPSTANPNLQVERRVAQ; translated from the coding sequence TTGGACGTCTTTAGGCAACTGAAAGAGTTTTACTGGGTCGAGCGGAGGAATCTGTTTGCATCAATCTTCTGTTTGATCTGTGCCACCGCGCTGGGGCTTGTGTATCCGAATTTGCTCAGAATTCTGATCGACGACGTCATCAAGCCAAGAGATTTTAAACTCGTACCAGCACTTTCATTAACTGTAGTAGGGGTCGTAGCACTTAAAGGCAGTTTGCAATTCTTGAGCGGTCTCTTCGGCGGACGGCTCGGAAACCGGGTCGCGTTCCGGCTGCGCAACGCATGTTACACGAAATTGCAATCGCTATCTTTCCAGTACTATGACACGGCGAAGACCGGTGACCTGATGTCTCGTCTTACAGCCGATCTGGAAGCAGTGCGCAACTTCATCGGTTTCGGTTTTGCGCAAATTTTCAACATGGTTCTCATGGTTGTCTTCGGTGCATCCATGATGTTCTCGATTCACTGGCAGCTAACGCTCATTACGCTTGTTACGATGCCGGCTCTCGTCCTTATCGCCTTGAAGTTCGAGAAGCTCATTCACCCGGCATTCCGCGAAATGCGCCAAGCGATGAGCCATCTGACAACGGCCGTGCAAGAGAACATTACCGGCGTTCGCACCGTAAAATCATTCGCTCGTGAATCGTTCGAGATGGATAAGTTTTCGGCCCGCAGCGACTCGTACAAACAGAATCAGATCGCTGCATCGGGACTTTGGGGCAAATATTTTCCGGTAATGGAGCTGCTTTCATCGCTTTGTGCGGTTATCCTTCTTGTCGCAGGCGGTACGCTCGTCATTCGGGGATCCATCACGCTTGGGCAAATGGTCGCATTTTTCAGCATGCTGTGGTATATCATCGGTCCGATGTGGTCGATGGGCTTCCTCATTAACAACTTTACGCAGGCCAAAGCCTCCGGGGAACGTCTTGTTGAGCTGTTGAACGAGTATGTACACGTGAAAGATGTCGAAAATGCGATCGTTCTGGACGAGAAGAATGTCAACGGACATATCGAATTCCATAACGTCACGTTCAACTTCGCGGACAAAGCGCCTGCGATTACGAACGTCAACCTGGACGCGAAGCCGGGCATGGTTATCGGTCTGCTTGGGGCTACAGGTTCAGGCAAATCAACCATTATTCAGCTGCTGATGCGCGCTTATAATGTGAAGACCGGCTCGATTACGCTGGATGGTACGGATATTCGGGACGTCTCGATTGAAAGCTTGCGTTCACAGATCGCGACCGTCTTCCAAGAAACCTTCCTGTTCTCTTGCTCCATCCGAGATAATATCGGTTATGCAATGAAGAATGTAAGTATGGATGAGATTATCAAAGCGGCTAAGCTCTCGAAAGCCCATGACTTTATTATGGAGCTGCCCGAAGGCTACGACACGATTGTCGGCGAACGCGGTATGGGTCTCTCAGGTGGTCAAAAGCAGCGGATCGCCATTGCTCGCGCATTGATCAAGAATCCGCGCATTCTCATTCTCGACGATGCGACCAGCGCTGTCGACATGGAGACGGAGCACGAGATTCAAGCCGGCTTTAGTGAGCTAATGGCAGGCCGCACAACGTTCATCATTGCACATCGGATCTCTTCGCTTCGCCATGCGGACGAAATTATCGTCCTTGATAAAGGAAATGTTGTACAGCGAGGTCAGCATGAGCAGCTGATCGCCAAAGAAGGACCTTATCTAGATACTTATAACATTCAATATGCAGATCGTCCCAGCACGGCTAATCCGAATTTGCAAGTAGAAAGAAGGGTCGCACAGTGA
- a CDS encoding dynamin family protein — MSQTIEKAAHSLDSSLAEIAPIMAEQGDTADAARLLELREKLGNGQLTVAFCGHFSAGKSTLVNRLCGTQLLPSSPIPTSANVVSIVNGDAKATIKKLVAGVEQTIEVPVDQVNAYCKDGETVLSVSLSYPIPRLGTHTVLLDTPGIDSTDDAHRMATESALHLADVVFYVMDYNHVQSEINFTFAKQLKEWGKPLYLIVNQIDKHRERELSFEAYKQSVDEAFSNWHLEPSGIIYLSLREPDHPHSELSALEGLFESLAAIRGPLAVGSVDASARYVVRMHGKYMEEASEAERERLVAEAGGEGEADRLRDEIAGLQEELRVFAAESEGLKTKLRLEIQSILDNANITPAPTRDLAHTFLESRKPGFKAGLLFAGAKTAAEQERRQQAFFVDIDDRVRAGIEWHVLDVLRKAADAIGWRDESLEEELKSQFSGLLTPEVLVKLVNTGAVFGNEYTMTYSRDLAAEVKGLFRKRALEWIDALGTRAAAAGEAAAAPLRERLAELSQQAGALAQLAALAQRAAAHLARLAALLPPAPPRPELPKPQAAALGSGALRAPGAVPAAAGEAAAGTSAAALAGGDAHAREAAVAPAAAADLAAAGAGTAAPHALAPQRQAAERLTRAAELLAAQPSLAATVAGMRDKAERLRSSRFTIALFGAFSAGKSSLANALLGDSVLPVSPNPTTAAVNRIVPPTEAHPHGTATVLMKSRQAMLDDLRYSLELLGEEAGSLSDTALLQAIVKLTPDAVHAGGRPHYSFLKAAAKGWAAHEALLGQQLAVSGEEYRSYVADESRSCFVSEIELHHRNPLTAQGIVLVDTPGADSVNARHTGVAFNYIKNADAILFVTYYNHAFSQADRQFLMQLGRVKDQFELDKMFFIVNAADLAASEQERDDVLAHVERNLQQHGIRFPRMFPISSLQALDGKQTGNAALIASSGIGAFEESFLGFTQNDLGALAVSSAEQELERARRTIANWLEAASGDALSREQARTALQASADEARALAAVLAESPNNQQLQQELKELLFYVLQRVQLRFGDHYNFAFNPSVLQDDGRDLKKAMLTCWLELQRLLQIELAQELEATSLRLDNALNKLAAKKAADTAEEAAQLLPGFAPSGFNPLEIATPEERTAWQAKNIDTKLLWSKFKSPRHFFEGEGKPALRSLLETELAEPLQSWISEAEFDWSERYAQLWQQAMKNCGSALQQDISSFSEGKLNSLSDNANLEELRSVYAELISI; from the coding sequence ATGAGCCAAACGATTGAGAAAGCCGCTCATTCGCTTGATAGTTCACTTGCTGAGATTGCGCCGATTATGGCAGAGCAAGGGGATACAGCGGATGCGGCAAGACTGCTGGAGCTGCGTGAAAAGCTGGGAAATGGTCAGTTGACCGTCGCTTTCTGCGGACACTTTTCGGCAGGAAAGTCAACACTCGTTAATCGGCTGTGCGGCACTCAGCTGCTGCCATCGAGTCCGATTCCTACGAGCGCGAACGTCGTCAGTATCGTGAACGGCGATGCCAAAGCGACGATTAAGAAGCTGGTCGCGGGCGTTGAACAAACGATTGAAGTTCCGGTTGATCAAGTGAATGCCTATTGCAAGGACGGAGAAACGGTGCTATCCGTCAGCTTGTCCTATCCAATCCCGCGTCTTGGCACGCATACAGTGCTGCTGGACACGCCGGGAATTGACTCCACTGACGACGCGCACCGGATGGCGACCGAATCGGCGCTCCATTTGGCAGACGTCGTTTTCTATGTCATGGATTATAACCATGTCCAATCGGAAATTAATTTCACATTCGCGAAGCAATTGAAAGAGTGGGGAAAGCCGCTCTACTTGATCGTGAATCAAATCGACAAACATCGAGAGCGCGAGCTTTCTTTTGAAGCCTATAAGCAAAGCGTTGACGAAGCGTTCAGCAACTGGCATTTGGAGCCTAGCGGCATCATTTATCTGTCTCTGCGTGAGCCGGATCATCCGCATTCCGAATTGTCCGCGCTTGAAGGCTTATTTGAGTCGCTTGCTGCGATTCGCGGACCGCTTGCGGTCGGCAGTGTCGATGCGTCTGCTCGCTATGTCGTTCGGATGCATGGCAAGTATATGGAGGAAGCTTCTGAGGCGGAGCGCGAGCGACTGGTAGCTGAAGCAGGAGGCGAAGGCGAAGCAGATCGCTTGCGCGATGAGATTGCGGGGCTGCAAGAGGAGCTGCGCGTTTTTGCTGCGGAGAGCGAAGGGTTAAAGACGAAGCTAAGGCTTGAAATTCAGAGCATTCTTGACAATGCGAATATTACGCCTGCTCCAACGCGTGACTTGGCGCACACTTTCTTAGAGAGCCGGAAGCCTGGTTTTAAAGCAGGGTTGCTATTCGCAGGCGCGAAGACAGCTGCGGAGCAGGAACGCCGCCAACAAGCATTCTTCGTGGATATTGATGATCGTGTCCGCGCAGGCATTGAATGGCATGTCCTGGACGTGCTTCGCAAAGCTGCGGATGCAATCGGCTGGCGCGATGAATCGCTTGAGGAAGAGCTGAAGAGTCAGTTCAGCGGCTTGCTCACGCCGGAAGTGCTTGTGAAGCTTGTGAATACCGGCGCTGTGTTCGGAAATGAGTATACGATGACTTACAGCCGCGATCTCGCCGCGGAAGTGAAGGGGCTCTTCCGCAAGCGCGCGCTCGAATGGATCGACGCGCTAGGCACTCGTGCTGCAGCGGCTGGCGAAGCTGCAGCAGCACCGCTGCGCGAGCGGCTGGCTGAGCTCTCGCAGCAAGCCGGCGCGCTCGCGCAGCTGGCCGCGCTTGCGCAGCGCGCGGCCGCGCATCTCGCGCGGCTGGCGGCGCTGCTGCCTCCGGCGCCGCCACGCCCTGAGCTGCCGAAGCCGCAGGCAGCCGCTCTCGGCAGCGGGGCGCTTCGCGCCCCTGGCGCCGTGCCGGCGGCGGCAGGCGAAGCTGCCGCTGGCACTAGCGCAGCCGCGCTCGCGGGCGGCGATGCGCACGCCCGCGAAGCGGCAGTGGCGCCAGCGGCGGCGGCGGACCTCGCCGCAGCAGGCGCTGGCACTGCGGCGCCGCACGCGCTCGCGCCGCAGCGCCAGGCCGCGGAGCGGCTAACGCGCGCCGCCGAGCTGCTGGCGGCGCAGCCATCGCTTGCCGCGACGGTCGCCGGCATGCGCGACAAGGCGGAGCGGCTGCGCAGCAGCCGCTTCACGATCGCGCTGTTCGGCGCGTTCAGCGCGGGCAAATCGTCGCTCGCGAATGCGCTGCTCGGCGATTCGGTTCTGCCGGTATCGCCGAACCCGACAACAGCGGCGGTTAACCGGATCGTGCCGCCTACGGAAGCACATCCGCACGGCACAGCAACCGTGCTTATGAAATCGCGCCAGGCGATGCTCGATGACCTGCGCTATTCGCTTGAGCTGCTTGGGGAAGAGGCTGGGTCGCTAAGCGATACAGCTCTGCTGCAAGCCATTGTGAAGCTGACGCCAGATGCCGTGCACGCAGGCGGCAGGCCGCATTACAGCTTCCTGAAGGCGGCTGCCAAAGGCTGGGCTGCGCATGAAGCTCTGCTCGGTCAGCAGCTAGCCGTAAGCGGTGAAGAGTACCGCAGCTATGTGGCGGATGAATCGCGTTCTTGCTTCGTCAGCGAGATCGAGCTGCATCATCGCAATCCGCTTACTGCACAAGGCATTGTTCTCGTGGATACACCGGGAGCTGATTCAGTCAATGCGCGCCATACCGGCGTTGCTTTCAACTACATTAAGAATGCGGACGCGATTCTGTTCGTGACTTATTATAACCATGCGTTCTCGCAAGCGGACCGCCAGTTCCTTATGCAGCTGGGCCGCGTGAAGGACCAATTCGAGCTCGATAAAATGTTCTTTATCGTCAACGCAGCAGACCTTGCCGCAAGCGAGCAGGAGCGCGATGATGTGCTTGCTCACGTAGAGCGCAACCTGCAGCAGCATGGCATTCGTTTCCCGCGGATGTTCCCGATATCCAGCCTGCAGGCATTAGACGGCAAGCAGACCGGCAATGCGGCGCTTATCGCGTCTTCGGGCATCGGCGCATTCGAGGAATCATTCCTAGGCTTCACGCAAAATGATCTCGGGGCGCTTGCGGTAAGCTCTGCCGAGCAGGAGCTTGAGCGTGCTCGCCGTACGATTGCGAACTGGCTGGAGGCAGCTTCCGGGGATGCGTTGTCCCGCGAGCAGGCGCGCACAGCACTGCAAGCAAGCGCAGATGAAGCCCGCGCATTGGCAGCGGTGCTTGCGGAATCGCCGAACAATCAGCAGCTTCAGCAGGAGCTGAAGGAGCTTCTCTTCTACGTGCTTCAGCGTGTACAGCTTCGTTTCGGCGACCATTACAACTTCGCCTTCAATCCTTCCGTCCTTCAAGACGATGGCAGGGACTTGAAGAAAGCGATGCTCACCTGCTGGCTCGAGCTGCAGCGTTTGCTGCAAATTGAGCTTGCGCAGGAGCTTGAGGCAACTTCACTTCGCCTTGATAATGCGCTGAATAAGCTTGCAGCTAAGAAAGCTGCGGATACAGCGGAAGAAGCTGCACAGCTCCTTCCTGGCTTTGCGCCATCAGGCTTTAACCCGCTAGAGATTGCGACGCCTGAGGAACGTACAGCTTGGCAGGCGAAGAACATCGACACGAAGCTGCTGTGGAGCAAGTTCAAGTCTCCGCGCCACTTCTTCGAAGGCGAGGGCAAGCCAGCGCTTCGCTCCTTGCTTGAGACCGAGCTCGCCGAGCCTCTGCAAAGCTGGATTAGCGAAGCGGAGTTCGATTGGAGCGAGCGATATGCGCAGCTATGGCAGCAGGCGATGAAGAACTGCGGGTCAGCGCTGCAGCAGGACATTAGCTCCTTCAGTGAAGGCAAGCTGAACTCGCTGTCGGACAATGCGAATTTGGAAGAATTGCGCAGCGTTTACGCTGAACTTATCTCCATATAA
- a CDS encoding NAD/NADP transhydrogenase alpha subunit, whose amino-acid sequence MKCISVYTKDFTLFSDIYEQIMESPPAENEEIIVEGVTVSGAGDVPDQYIERMRLKPECVVMKEKERNITILQHGEVFEICVPEVQLV is encoded by the coding sequence ATGAAATGCATCTCCGTATACACAAAGGATTTTACTCTATTTTCCGATATCTACGAACAAATTATGGAGTCACCTCCAGCCGAGAATGAAGAAATTATTGTAGAAGGCGTTACAGTTAGTGGCGCGGGCGACGTGCCTGATCAATATATTGAACGTATGAGATTGAAACCGGAATGCGTCGTGATGAAAGAGAAGGAGCGCAACATTACGATTCTCCAGCACGGCGAAGTGTTTGAAATTTGCGTGCCTGAGGTTCAATTGGTATAA